Sequence from the Corallococcus sp. EGB genome:
GCTCCGCGCGCGGGCAGGTGGAACTCAGGGGACCTGGGCGGTGGGGTCGTTCGCGGGGACGGCGGGGGCCACGGGAGCGGTGGGCGCCTGGGTCTGGGCCCAGTCGCTGGCGGAGCGGCCGCTGGCGTCGCGACGCTCGGGGGAGGCGCCCTGCTGGCGCAGCGTTTCGGCGACCTCCGTGCGGCCGAAGAGGACGGCGAACATCAGGGCCGTCTGTCCCAGCCGGTTGGTCTGGTCCACCGCGCACGGCTGCGCGGCGAGTAGCATCACCACGTCCGCGTATCCCTTGAAGGCGGCGCCCATGAGGGCGGTGTTGCCCCGGCTGTCGCCCGCGCACGCGTCCGCCCCGGCGTCGAGCAGCGCCTGCACCGTGCGCGTGTGGCCGTAGTAGGCGGCGAGGATGAGCGGGGAGAAGCCTCGCGCATCGCGGGCCTCCACGGGCGTGCCGGCCTGGAGGAGCCCTTCGACGATGTCCGTCTCGCCCTCGCGCGCGGCGGCGAGCAGGTAGCGCTCCGCGTCGCTGGTGGCGAGCAGCCGCCCCGTGGGCGTCGCGGGCGCGCGCAGGGACATCCACGCGGCGGTCAGCACCGTGCACACCAGCATCACCAGACCCAGCGAACCGAGCAGCAGCTTGCGAACCATGAGGGCGTCTCCAGCGACAGGAAGCGAGGGGAGGGGAAGACAGGGCCGCCGTCACG
This genomic interval carries:
- a CDS encoding ankyrin repeat domain-containing protein, which encodes MVRKLLLGSLGLVMLVCTVLTAAWMSLRAPATPTGRLLATSDAERYLLAAAREGETDIVEGLLQAGTPVEARDARGFSPLILAAYYGHTRTVQALLDAGADACAGDSRGNTALMGAAFKGYADVVMLLAAQPCAVDQTNRLGQTALMFAVLFGRTEVAETLRQQGASPERRDASGRSASDWAQTQAPTAPVAPAVPANDPTAQVP